One Gossypium hirsutum isolate 1008001.06 chromosome A08, Gossypium_hirsutum_v2.1, whole genome shotgun sequence genomic window, CTGCATGAATGAAAGTATACAATTATATTCTCAAAATGTGCACAAGAAGTATGGTATAAGCAATTAGGAGGTAGGATCCAGTAACACATTCAACTAAACTGAGGTCTGTAACAAGAACCGCCAATTGCATCACATTTTATGTTTACGCTATGATCAGATTATTTCAGTAAATCTCTATGATCTCTCATGTTAGTATAGCTATTTGACATTTGGACATTGGTCAATGCGGAAGAAAAGGCAAGCTATTTACAGTGGTGAAGGGGCATAACAACAATAGCCCAAGGGCATATTGGGAGACAAATGAGCATCTCATTCTCATTACCCATGTTTGCAGGAACAAAGTTGAGCTCATATTGGTCATAATAGTGCCTATTACGGCTCATCGAGGCCTTGGTAGTTTGTAAATAGGAATGCTTTTATATATAGAGATTTTATACCTACCTGAGCCACAATAGAATCGCCTTTGTAGATGGTACAAGATCTTTGGAAATGACAGCCTTTGACCTTGAAATCACAAGTTAACTCTCCCTGGTGGTTTTCAGCAACAAGAAATACCTCCAACTCAGTTCTAGCGAATTTATTGGATACCCTCTGCACTTGGAATAACAAATCCTTCTGCCCATCATCACCCTTAAAACCTTGCCAAGACCCATCCTTCAACCAGGAAACATACGTGCATTTACTTCTAGGGAActccaaataaaataaagttgAACAGCAATGACAAGAATCAATAATTTGAGGGGTTTCTACCGTCTAATCAACCAAGTTTAAACAGATAGCAATACACAGCatataagaagaagaagatataGGGAGAAACTAACATGGTGGCGGTAGATAGAGATGAGAGGGTCTCCGGCGGAATCGAGGAGTCGAAGCGTCTTTTTGGGGTGATGAGATGGAGAGTTGAGGCGGAAAAGGATGTTGCCGGAAGAATCAGCGAATGCTAGGAGGCCACGCGGGAGAGAAGGGTGCTTTTTGGATACGAACAGATCGACGGGAATGGGCCAATGCGCCATTGCCAAATTCTCTGCATCCTCTACCTCAGCTTCCAGCATTCAAAGAAAAACGGGTGGAGAAGGAAGAAATTAAaactaagaaaataataatacagGAGTTTGTTTGGTTATTGAAGCGTGTTTGGAGAAAATAAGTAATAAGAACGGAGGAGTAGTTCAAAAAAGGACGGCGAGCAGACCCATTTTCCAACTTTGATAACAACATCAACGCGGAAGGAATCAGGAGAAGGCAAAGAACTGAAAGCCCAATGAATTTTACTAATGGGCCTGTGCTGGGCTCTAATCCAGTTTCTTTTCCTTTTAGGGTTACTTTAAAACCGTATTGATAACAACACTCAAATAGAACAATAACTTCATAGTACTATCGCAATgctttactaaaaaaaatagaaaattgctAATAGCAgaaaaatcactttttttttttggcttaaaaTGTACTATAAATAATATTCACTTTTTCTTTTGGTATAATTCAATAGAAAACTTTAGatggatataaatatatatttttagtagaCCTAATGTATTCTCTATCTCCCTTGTTTTACAGTTCATACAGATTTCCCATAAAATCCTATTGTTCTAAAGGAGCCTCATCCTTGAAGGAACCAATTTCAATTTCTGATATTGAAGAAACTCTAGAGTTCCTAGCCTAGTTGTGATTAGGTGCGTAATAGAGTTGAGTCGAACTTGAATACTTGACTTGACTTGatttgaatattaatttttaagctCAAGAACTCATTCGTATTTCTAGCATATCTAATTTATTGTCATTAATTTTGTAAGGGGGGTATTATTTTCTTTTGCTACCAGATTTTGTCAAAAATGTTAAAAGGAGAAATTCTTAGTGCATCTGATTGATTGCGCAGTTGTTGTTTGTTCCATTACAACTAACATTGCCACTATCTTCGTATCATTGGATTTTTAAGTTTGTTGTTTTTGATGTTCTGTTAATATTATTAATGCAGCAAAATTAGGATATTGATTAGTATAATTCGTTAAAGGAAAGTAAATTCTATTAAGAGTCTAAAATTTTCTAAGGATGAACTtgccttttatatatatatatatatggagatGTATGTTTTCAAAAGGATGGAGATATACTATTAAATAGAATGACTGTGTGGTGTTGTGGCTGCTCACTTCATCTTTTAATCATGTGACCGAAGGTATAGAGTATattttttgatttattatttatattttttaggatAAAAAAATAGAAGATGACAAATAAAAACCCTgaatagaagaagaaagagagagTAATTATTCGAGGTTGGTGAGATCACATCAACTCGTTTTCTAGATGCGTTGTCGAGGAAAATATTTGGTATTGCTATCACTACTCTCTATGTTGTTATATTTTTCTACATTGGAGTTTTATATATGTTGTTGTGATAAACATCAAGTCTTCTTCAAAGTACAaatgattaatatttttaaaaatattttcaattattgaCTCACGTGATGTTTTTCTCACCGTCACTTTTGCCTATGCTTTTTGTTCCTAActcacatttttatttaattccatatcatTATTCTACCTTTTTTTCTACTTTTTGTATTACTTGTAACATACATGTACAATATATATGTTCCTGCATGGCCTTTTCTTTCTCTCGTCTTTATCACCTATTTATCACGaattaattcttttttttgtgttaaattaatatttgaaatttaattctatttttattttgttattattcgTATATCTGTTAAATTTACTGGCGtaacattttgacattttaaaaattgatattgCAACGggcttgaatttaataaataattttagcaATATTGGCAACTCTTAAaagttatatcaatattttaatcaGAGTAATGTATTTGGGCTAATTAATCAATGATGTTAAAAGCCAAGATATCAAAATTTCTCAAAAAGTTTAAATAATGttcaataaataatgaaatatatagtttgaaactaatactaacaatatatatatatgtacgaaaataaaataaaatagtttgaATCGTgagtgaaaataaatttaaataggtaaataCATGTGAAATAGTTTAtataatagtattaaaatatatagaaaaattaaaataatgctTTGATTGAAGTGATAAAGTTGCTGGTGATATGAGTTTAAATATCTTTTTATGcagttttttattaattttcttaaaactataaaataaattaaaatgttatattataataatataacttattttaattatgaaagaattataatttatcaactaaaaatttaatgCATAACACCAAATTTAATAAAAGAGGATTGTCACCTAAACTCAATTATTGCAAATATATAAGTGGACTTTAATAACAAAGAATCCTATTATATATTAGAGTTTGGCTGAGTAATCTTGAGCTTAGTCCAGCATTTTGAAGACATTAACATGGGTGAAACTTTCAACTTCTTATTTGGAGACAAAAATAATCGAATTTTGTTGTTATAATCACATAATTGGTagcaacataaaaaataattgattatgcAGTTGGTAATCATTTATGTTTGTGAAGTTTAGTTCAGAGAAATAATCTATTATCTTTAACTTTATACAAATAATGATTTAACTTCCACTCCATTTTTACACTTAAGATCTAGATTTCTCTCactaaattttcttctaaaaatttaatttgtaaaatctgGTGATTAACACTTATTTTACTTATGAAAATACAATCTCAAAAACAATTCCCAATGAACCAAGTGCGTGCTAAAATTCTCTATCACATTCTTACATATTACAAATCAAATACAATTATAAAtctccacaaaaaaaaaaaagctacaaAAGCAGCATTAAAAGCATCCTAATAAAATCTAGGATAATTTAGGAATATTCAAAACAGGTATTCAAATTAGGGGATATAATTTACTTAAtctaatttgattcaattcataATGATTTTTAtcttaaaacaaaaatttgcTTGACACACTTCCACAAAATCACTATGGTAATGCCcaattgttttgtttcaaatgattGCCGATTTCATTTGACTACTCTATCCAAACATTAAGAAAGATCCAAGTTTTATTggtctttattattttaaaaattaaaatcttaattGGTGGGAAATGGTTTacgaaaatattttctattttcatttttagaaaaTAGTTTTCATTtctagtttttaaaaatttaaaaacacataataaatagaaataaaaatttgttttaaataataaaaaaaacagatttgttaattattttttataataaaaaataaaaaaatctatttatatgaatttaattaatataccaaatttaatatttaaaaaactgTAATATTTCACTTTTACAAAATATTGTTAGTGAAAATAACGaaaataactttttattattttctaattttcacatttttttaaaaaattttcaaccatatatatttttctatattttccatttctaagaaaacgaaaaaaaaaaaagaggattgCTTTTTGAACTCAAATAGCATtacatttgtaatattttagCTTAAATCAAAGGAAAAAATAGAGCAATAAAAAGATGGGGGGGAGGGAGATTTAGACAAAACTTTATGTCAAAGtaagtctaaattaaattaaattaaattagaggcATGTTAGGGTTAGGGACATGGATGGGGCAGGGAAATGTGTAATAGATTTGTTTGGTTGCGATCATTACAAAATGGGGTCTCTCGTGTGGAATAGAGGATGCAGAGAATCTCCAAGGAAGCCCACTCGACCGATTACACATGAATTAGCAGTAGTATACCCCTCATGTACTTAAACTAATCAAtcttaattattccaaaaatcagAATAACAATTAATTAAAGATGGACCGACACGTTTCGAAAAATATATGAAAGAGCCTATGCATGTAGGACATTGagcaatataatatattaatagcaTATTAGACCTTGTTGATTTGGCGCTTGTTTCGCATGGCTCTTGATTCGAGGGACTTGGGGCTGCATATCAGGGACTGATGTTTCTTTGTGGCCATGATGAAATCAGATTGAGACCACCAAAACTAGAATGCATATGTATGATCTAGACGCAACACGAATTTAAGGGGAAAACAAACGAAAAATACTTTATGAATAACTTTAGTGATGATTACGGTGGGAATTATTCAGATGACAAAAAGCTGAACTGTTGGATCAAAAGTAAAAAGAAGTAATAAAAGACAATTATGGATCATGTTATCTGGGAAAATTTGAGAAAACTGTTGTTcaccttcaactctttcaattggTTACCACTTGAAGAAGAAAGTAGAATGAACTAATATATTTTTCTTCatattctttataaaaaaaataaaggtttatTATTTCTTCCTCTTTGATTGGAAGGTTGTGGAAtatcttatttattttggtttgggttattattattataatattttagatttttgttcttttttaatgTATTGAATTCGGATGAATTTGGTAagggattttaaaattttcatgatttgaCTCAATCCGCAAATACCTTCATACAAAATGTTATTTCATGGATgtaatgaatttatttgtttgtaTATAGTCAATATGcttgaatataaaaattatttattcattttttcgtaatttaataaataaaaattttaatgtatattaaataattttagatttattagTAAAAATGGTTTGATAAAGTAATTTActtgtattaattatttgaatatatataagttataaattCTTCAAAGATaacatttttcataaatattattaaaattatttataatattttcattgacatattaattatttaagtaaagtattattaattatatattatatcctTCACGTGTGTAAGATAAAATTAGTGCATGtaactttatgatttaattatgaatttcatcTATCTGTTTTATAAAAGATGAGAAGTTATTCTCTTTATCTTAGATTGTCAAAATTTGATCCTCATATTTCTACAAAAATTAACAAGTTAGCTTTGTTGTTAGTAAATACATGAACTTgagctattattattttttatttactaatttgttGTATATAAATTACATTATAGTCAATTTTTACCAATTTCATTGATATAATTAATTTCTAGGTCAGTGATTTAATATGGTAAAGTTTAACAGTGTTATTCAAttgaattaactatttaatttttataaaggaCAGGATCAAATTACGGCAAAGTAAAGTGAAATgactaatttatcaattttttaaaaaataaaaggatggAAAGAAGAAATAGAGCTAAATTGATTAACTGTTGTTATCATTTTAGGGAATTGAGATCATGAATTCATTTTGAAATTCCCCATTCTTGGAAAGTAAACCAAAAACAAGGGTGGAAAAGGAAGTGTAGTGCAAAAATAGATAGGGTAGTAGAATGGAAAGTGGAGAGAGAAGTGGAGATTTTATAAAGAGAGAGAATTATCCTCCCCGTGAGGGAAAATTGGAGGCATTCACAATATCCCCCCCTCCAGCTTGGAACATGCATGTTATGTTTTGACGCTACCCTTCCAACTTTCGATATTGGTGTCGCAATCACGAGTAGATTCCTTCCCTGCCGTCCTTTCATCTTAACCCCACCACACTCACCCACCATTCCCTTActttacatacatacatacatacacacataccTATTGATTGCCatgtatgtatgtgtgtacatgcatgtACATCCATGATCGACTTCCAATCCATCAACATGCAAAACAAAGTTTTCCTCTCCCAAATACTGATATAAACTTGAAGACCATCATCCCATAAAATATAAGAATCTTTTGAGTTATAATTTGGTCCCCCCACATCTATTTTGCTCAGAGAATTGAAGTCCACTCTTATAGGATATGGAAAGAAACAGAATTTAGGAAAGTAAATAATTAACATTCCTAGCTACAAATAACTTGGGTTGGTTAACTTCTTATTCTTCAAATCTGGATATCACTTTCATCCAACCTAGATACAAACATCATAAATTATAGTCACCAATTTCATTGGATAAGAAAAAGTATTCAATTGGTAAAAGGAAGTGAACCTGAACCATATAGGAGCAGAGATGAAGTTGTGAATGATATGATCGTCGGTGAAGAATTTGATAAAGGTGATTTGCATTGACTTTTGTATTTGCTGATGATGTTGGCTTACTATATATAGGCATAGCCAACTTTGAATTCGTGTTTTCGAATGTGGAGGAGGAAATTAATCAtgtactatttatttatattttaaatgataaaatttatttatattttatgtgaTCAAATAATAAAGTGGCATCTCAATTCATGGGGGTCACATAAAACTGGCATGGGGCTGGCTGGCTCTTCACCCTCCTATTTAAACAGCGACCCCTATCAAATTTACTGGAAAGGAAGAGAGAagttaaaagagaaagaaagagatgaAGAACGTGGTTTCTAGGGAGCGCAAGATGGCTGCTGCCACCTATAAGAAGATGAGAACCCTTCGTTCCATCACTAACTCCCATGcggtaatatatatgtatacatatatttactTCTCTTCTCTATGCCTGCAATCACCACCATAATATTGGCTTCCATGGTTTTCCACTACTTTTGAAATCCTTTTCCATGTTTATCTCTGCAGCACAGTAAAACCTCCATCATATTGGATGCAACAAAATACATAGATGAACTGAAGCATAGGGTTGAAAGAATTAATCAAGAAATTGCAATGGCACAAAACTCCACTTGCCAGAAGAGTTGTCCTGTGGTAATTAAAGTTTAGGTTAAACTTGATTTTGTATACATGTTCTCAATCATATTCTGATTTCTCTTTTGGTGTATGTATCAGCAACTAAGGGTTGAAGCTCAAGATAAAGGTTTTCTCATCAAGGTGTTTAGCGAAAGACGCTGTGGAGGTCTGCTTGTATTCTTATTGGAAGCCTTTGAAGAGCTGGGTCTTGATGTCTTCCAAGCTAGGGTTTCCTGTTCTGAAGGTTTTCTTTTTGAAGCTGTTGGAGTAAAAGTGAGAAACCAATATTTGTTTGACACAAATGTATATGTTAATTGAGTCGTTCACAGGCGCACGCATGCATCTTTTtctttattcataatatatatttgtGTGTCTGGCACCCCAGCAATGCATTCAGTCATACTCATACAATAAGTTTCCATATCAggcattaaaattaaatttaagcccaATGATTGAGTTTGTATTGGAACATTTCAGGATGACCAAGGATCATCAGAGTGCTTAAATGTTCAAGATGTTAAACGAGGGGTATGGAAAGCTATCCAAAACTGGAGTAATCAAGTTAAGGAGAGAACTGATGAAGGCAACGCTTACGTACCATCCTTGGTTCTTTTATCTTAGAGATCTATTAGGGTAGCTAGCTTGATAAGTTTCAAATTTCTTGCCAGCAATTTGTTATCAGTCTATCAGTAGAGTTGGGCATATATATGTCGTCAAGGGTTCACCATGTGATACCTGATGATCGCCAATTTGGCCGAGAAAATACAAAGACTAAAGACTTTGAAATGTCGAATATGTAAACATGTGATTTGCGTCTGTTTTTATGTGGCAAGACAAATAATGGGaccaatattaattttattttattcatggcTCATGATCCCCTCCTTGGTTCCCCTACAGATAGCTAACCTGGTATATATTAGGTGCACAACATAACTTGGTTTTTCACCATCCAATAAAATCAAGCACTCCATTTAGATTTTCAACCCCATTCTTTCGAGGGAGATTTAGCAGGGTCCTAACAGTTTTGAAACTCGTGGCATATAGTTTACAGAACTTGTATAGTGCGTTGAGGATTTCGTATGATTCAACCATAGTCAGCATGTCAGGCATCTTTCTCAGTATGAATGTAAT contains:
- the LOC107893675 gene encoding protein LURP-one-related 7 isoform X1 translates to MLEAEVEDAENLAMAHWPIPVDLFVSKKHPSLPRGLLAFADSSGNILFRLNSPSHHPKKTLRLLDSAGDPLISIYRHHFPRSKCTYVSWLKDGSWQGFKGDDGQKDLLFQVQRVSNKFARTELEVFLVAENHQGELTCDFKVKGCHFQRSCTIYKGDSIVAQTSLMHKLRQIYVSRRKFQLTMFPSFVDPALIVAVVVIFLVNGPKKSKILDKLPVST
- the LOC107893675 gene encoding protein LURP-one-related 7 isoform X2 — protein: MLEAEVEDAENLAMAHWPIPVDLFVSKKHPSLPRGLLAFADSSGNILFRLNSPSHHPKKTLRLLDSAGDPLISIYRHHDGSWQGFKGDDGQKDLLFQVQRVSNKFARTELEVFLVAENHQGELTCDFKVKGCHFQRSCTIYKGDSIVAQTSLMHKLRQIYVSRRKFQLTMFPSFVDPALIVAVVVIFLVNGPKKSKILDKLPVST
- the LOC107893686 gene encoding uncharacterized protein, yielding MKNVVSRERKMAAATYKKMRTLRSITNSHAHSKTSIILDATKYIDELKHRVERINQEIAMAQNSTCQKSCPVQLRVEAQDKGFLIKVFSERRCGGLLVFLLEAFEELGLDVFQARVSCSEGFLFEAVGVKDDQGSSECLNVQDVKRGVWKAIQNWSNQVKERTDEGNAYVPSLVLLS